Within Lactobacillus amylovorus DSM 20531, the genomic segment ATCAACACGAAAGTTTCTGATACCGGTCGCATATTCCAAACTGATGATATCTGACATGAAGATCCTACTTAAGCCTTGACCTTGATAATTTGAACTCAAGCAAATGCGGTGAATCGTTGTATAAGGATCATCGTTGTCGCTCCAGCTGCCACCTTCAATTTTCAGATAATGGGGATCTACACCAGTAATTGCGGCAGTGTAGCCAGCCACCTTATCGCCAACTACTAAGACATATCCATCACCATTCTTAATATCATCTAAAATTGATTCTTCATTTGGATAGCCATTTTGCCATTGCATGCTGCCTGACTTTTTCAAAAATACCTTGGCATCCCCAATAATAGCCATAATCTCAGCCAAGTCATCTTTAGTTGCTAATCTTGTGTACTTCTGCATTCTGATCCCTTTCCCACAAATAAAAACGAATTTGCCACAATGGCAAATTCGTATTTTTTATGGATTTATTTTTTTATATAAGGCTTAATGATGTCAAGCAGTTCTTTCAAAGCTACCCAATCTGACATCTCTTGCACTGAGAAAGGCTTGCCAGGTTCTGCAGGTGTACCATTGTCCAAGAACAAGTAAGCATATCCTTTAAAGATATCGATGTTTACGCCGAAACTATTTGCACTTGTGT encodes:
- a CDS encoding GNAT family N-acetyltransferase, producing MQKYTRLATKDDLAEIMAIIGDAKVFLKKSGSMQWQNGYPNEESILDDIKNGDGYVLVVGDKVAGYTAAITGVDPHYLKIEGGSWSDNDDPYTTIHRICLSSNYQGQGLSRIFMSDIISLEYATGIRNFRVDTHRLNKPMQKLATGNGFEYRGIIQVDDEVDPDRLAYELNM